The proteins below come from a single Streptomyces tubercidicus genomic window:
- a CDS encoding LamG domain-containing protein, which translates to MTRRGIASVTTAALLTSLPVLALAPPQATAAGKTSTMTQSALQRAGATGEPVEVTSERTEYSQTVANPDGTFTLTQSTTPQRAKAPDGSWQNIDTTLVRRTDGTVGPKSAVVNLDFSGGGPGAGMLQLGTDEQSMKFGWPGTLPTPALNGATATYAHVLKDVDLQLTATAEGYREVLVVKTAEAAHSPELENIKLTASAKGLSVIPGAGGGLRAVDSDGNAVFTGPAGQMWDSAGGTLPPSPKSKAAEQRGGKPSQPTAAEQPGTEGGDPTHPGDGAASAELPVTVTASAVSVAPDLDLLRGKDTVYPVYIDPPVGLGVSERTKLSSDGDKFWQFDKPMGVGKCGNADGYYCGSGYTDRMYFEFAPTKLSGKYVIDATFRAHETWSFNCTPYWVDLKRTDNISEGTRWPGPKTLDHMGDRYISAGRDKNCSPAQPDTWVEFNDNPQESDENLASTVRSFADGKIHRLTLMLRATDESEPRAWKRFDDNAELKVNYVPRPGLPTSVGAIPATGTTAYCRTSSSDPLTVTTATPTVQARVQTKVQPKNGEEKGSLQAEFWMERKNGSSWDKVWSDYKPDKGWDPDGTLEKAVTSQRADGGLYRFKSRTQSHWYYGSKSGDLFSPYSSWCYLKIDTSAPKAPQITSTGPYTECTTSLCEPKGGPGIAGAFTFKPHSGESGVKGYRYRLLTTSKKGAKTVSGATPAVKDVTPSLPGTQVLSVEATDLDADGRVRYGPPSEYVFKASPAEGNTGRWHFDDAPPGSAITTAADRATVGTRHNATLYTTGAGWSTLARRGAHDYSLWMDSADPNKQHGYAATSTPALNTGDSFTVSAWVYLTDTTANHVVLTEPGEHASAFTLYYSATTRKWVFNRTDQDSKTASYIRSPADSPNPTTRVWTHLAGVFDTQHDADPKNDTIQLFVNGRPQGQPVTASTVSTYKPWTASEGLQFGRSKVADLYGENWRGRIDEVALWQRPLNADELHQEAALEQDGVPANELVGHWDAAISQGASVRESPEDPDDPSSTGFPYGRGPLKFSATGASLKDEDGQDQSLVLNGSTGYATATGPVVDETGSFTVSARVRLDSAGLAKQPVGYRAAVFSQAAPAGKESSWALWVEKPAADTYLWKFGRTAVDATGKVTDTGLVTAQEPISPKELNSWVDLTGVFDAAETFTDDDGQQQLGMTHLYIGQFPQQPEGEAGFATPQQGSGDLTAGNARLAGTTSHYLPGALAELRVWTGAMTADQVRSQVLAAPDDA; encoded by the coding sequence ATGACCAGACGCGGCATAGCCAGCGTCACCACCGCGGCGCTCCTGACGTCGCTTCCGGTGCTCGCGCTCGCGCCACCGCAAGCCACCGCAGCCGGCAAGACCTCGACCATGACGCAGTCCGCACTGCAGCGAGCCGGGGCGACCGGCGAGCCGGTGGAGGTCACGTCAGAGCGCACCGAGTACTCGCAGACCGTCGCTAATCCTGACGGAACGTTCACACTGACACAGTCCACGACGCCCCAGCGAGCAAAGGCACCTGACGGCTCGTGGCAGAACATCGACACCACACTGGTACGCCGCACCGACGGGACCGTAGGCCCGAAGTCCGCAGTGGTGAACCTGGACTTCTCCGGCGGCGGGCCCGGGGCAGGCATGCTGCAGTTAGGCACGGACGAGCAGTCCATGAAGTTCGGCTGGCCGGGCACGCTACCCACCCCGGCGCTGAACGGGGCAACCGCCACGTACGCCCATGTCCTCAAGGACGTTGACCTGCAGCTCACGGCAACCGCCGAGGGATACCGCGAGGTTCTCGTCGTCAAAACAGCCGAAGCTGCGCACAGCCCCGAGCTGGAAAACATCAAGCTCACCGCCTCCGCCAAGGGCCTCAGCGTCATCCCCGGTGCCGGCGGTGGCCTGCGCGCCGTCGACTCCGACGGCAACGCCGTCTTCACCGGACCAGCTGGTCAGATGTGGGACTCAGCAGGCGGCACACTGCCTCCCTCACCCAAGTCCAAAGCTGCCGAACAGCGAGGCGGGAAACCCTCACAGCCGACGGCCGCCGAGCAGCCAGGCACCGAAGGGGGCGACCCCACGCACCCGGGGGATGGGGCCGCCAGCGCCGAGCTGCCCGTCACCGTCACCGCAAGCGCTGTCTCCGTCGCACCGGACCTGGACCTGCTGCGCGGCAAGGACACCGTCTACCCCGTCTACATCGACCCGCCCGTCGGCCTCGGAGTGTCCGAGCGCACCAAACTCTCCTCCGACGGCGACAAGTTCTGGCAGTTCGACAAGCCCATGGGCGTCGGCAAGTGCGGCAACGCCGACGGCTACTACTGCGGCTCCGGTTACACCGACCGCATGTACTTCGAGTTCGCCCCGACCAAGCTCAGCGGCAAGTACGTTATCGACGCCACCTTCCGGGCCCACGAGACCTGGTCGTTCAACTGCACCCCGTACTGGGTCGACCTCAAGCGCACCGACAACATCTCCGAAGGCACCCGCTGGCCCGGACCCAAGACGCTCGACCACATGGGCGACCGCTACATCTCCGCCGGACGCGACAAGAACTGCTCACCCGCGCAGCCGGACACCTGGGTGGAGTTCAACGACAACCCCCAGGAGAGCGACGAAAACCTCGCCTCCACCGTCCGCTCTTTCGCCGACGGCAAGATCCACCGCCTGACGCTGATGCTGCGCGCAACGGACGAGAGCGAACCCCGGGCGTGGAAGCGCTTCGACGACAACGCCGAGCTCAAGGTCAACTACGTGCCCCGGCCAGGCCTGCCGACCTCCGTCGGCGCCATCCCCGCAACGGGCACCACCGCCTACTGCCGCACCTCCTCCTCCGACCCGCTGACCGTCACCACCGCCACCCCCACCGTCCAGGCACGCGTCCAAACGAAAGTGCAGCCCAAGAACGGCGAAGAAAAAGGCTCACTGCAGGCCGAGTTCTGGATGGAACGCAAGAACGGCAGCTCATGGGACAAGGTCTGGAGCGACTACAAACCCGACAAGGGCTGGGACCCTGACGGCACCCTGGAAAAAGCCGTCACAAGCCAGCGCGCCGACGGCGGCCTCTACCGCTTCAAGTCCCGCACCCAGTCCCACTGGTACTACGGATCCAAGTCCGGTGACCTGTTCTCCCCCTACTCCTCCTGGTGCTACCTGAAGATCGACACCAGCGCCCCCAAGGCGCCACAGATCACCAGCACCGGCCCGTATACCGAATGCACCACCAGCCTGTGCGAACCCAAGGGCGGTCCCGGCATCGCCGGCGCCTTCACCTTCAAGCCCCACAGCGGCGAATCCGGCGTCAAAGGCTACCGCTACCGCCTGCTGACCACGTCGAAGAAGGGCGCAAAGACCGTCAGCGGAGCCACCCCCGCCGTCAAGGACGTCACCCCGTCACTGCCCGGTACCCAGGTCCTCTCCGTCGAAGCCACCGACCTCGACGCCGACGGCCGCGTCCGCTACGGACCACCCAGCGAATACGTCTTCAAGGCCTCGCCCGCCGAAGGCAACACCGGCCGCTGGCACTTCGACGACGCCCCTCCCGGCTCGGCCATCACCACCGCCGCCGACAGAGCCACCGTGGGAACCCGCCACAACGCCACCCTCTACACCACCGGTGCCGGCTGGTCCACACTCGCCCGCCGCGGCGCCCACGACTACTCCCTGTGGATGGACAGCGCCGACCCGAACAAACAACACGGCTACGCGGCCACCAGCACACCAGCCCTCAACACCGGAGATTCGTTCACCGTCTCCGCCTGGGTCTACCTCACCGACACCACGGCGAACCACGTGGTGCTCACCGAACCGGGCGAACACGCCTCGGCCTTCACGCTGTACTACTCCGCCACCACCCGCAAGTGGGTGTTCAACCGCACCGACCAGGACAGCAAGACCGCCTCCTATATCCGCTCCCCGGCCGACAGCCCCAATCCCACAACGCGAGTCTGGACCCACCTGGCCGGCGTCTTCGACACCCAGCACGACGCCGACCCGAAGAACGACACCATCCAGCTCTTCGTCAACGGACGCCCCCAGGGCCAACCCGTCACCGCAAGCACCGTCAGCACCTACAAGCCGTGGACGGCCTCCGAAGGACTGCAGTTCGGCCGCAGCAAGGTCGCCGACCTCTACGGCGAGAACTGGCGCGGCCGCATCGACGAAGTTGCCCTGTGGCAGCGCCCGCTGAACGCCGACGAACTGCACCAGGAAGCTGCCCTTGAGCAGGACGGCGTCCCTGCCAATGAACTCGTCGGGCACTGGGACGCCGCCATCTCCCAGGGCGCAAGCGTCCGCGAAAGCCCCGAAGACCCCGACGACCCGAGCAGCACCGGCTTCCCCTACGGCCGCGGTCCGCTGAAATTCTCCGCCACGGGCGCCTCTTTGAAGGACGAGGACGGCCAGGACCAGTCCCTGGTCCTCAACGGCTCCACCGGCTACGCAACCGCCACCGGGCCCGTCGTCGACGAGACAGGATCCTTCACAGTCTCCGCCCGAGTCCGCCTGGACTCAGCCGGCCTCGCCAAACAACCCGTCGGCTACCGCGCCGCGGTCTTCTCCCAGGCCGCACCGGCAGGCAAGGAATCCTCCTGGGCCCTGTGGGTGGAGAAACCAGCAGCCGACACCTACCTGTGGAAGTTCGGCCGCACCGCCGTCGACGCCACCGGCAAAGTAACCGACACCGGCCTGGTCACCGCACAAGAACCCATCAGCCCCAAGGAACTCAACAGCTGGGTGGACCTCACCGGAGTCTTCGACGCCGCCGAGACCTTCACCGACGACGACGGCCAACAGCAGCTGGGCATGACCCATCTATACATCGGCCAGTTCCCACAGCAACCCGAAGGTGAAGCAGGCTTCGCCACCCCCCAGCAAGGCAGCGGAGACCTCACCGCAGGCAACGCCCGCCTGGCCGGCACCACCAGCCACTACCTCCCCGGGGCCTTGGCCGAACTGCGCGTGTGGACCGGCGCAATGACCGCAGATCAGGTCCGCTCCCAGGTGCTGGCAGCCCCTGACGACGCCTGA
- a CDS encoding RHS repeat-associated core domain-containing protein, with amino-acid sequence MYTTDLPRSTPPRGRRWTQRIAVTLSFTLLPGLISPVAFAAAPDPLGRPSLTAPRAASTKPLTAKPDPRTAAQLRKAAAADTADRQRARTDQQRTTTWPTTGTARLTTTVAHAKAKPGDLPITLTKPTKRTTRGANTIEVAVLGQDTSHALGLKGVVLTATGPARGGSTQIGINYAAFASAYGGDYAGRLRLMSLPTCALTTPDKPACRHLSPQRFTNQRARQQITAPLTFKAGAGGRKMVLALAAGTKSGAGDYKATPLAASSTWEAGGSSGSFTWSYPLRTPPAAAGPTPDLNISYDSGSVDGRTASTNNQGTTIGEGFDLTSSYIERKYGSCDDDGQDDKFDQCWKYDNASLVLNGKATELVKDDTTGHWHLKNDDASLVTHHTGADNSDDNGEYWTVTTADGTTYTFGLNKLPGAGADDRTDSVWTAPVFGDDKDEPGYDNGTTFAKRDKKQAWRWNLDLVQDTHANAMTYWYQAETNNYDKLGDDNTATPYTRGGYLKEIRYGQRAGSLFSATPAASNKVVLNYTERCTATGDGCDSLTKDTRDNWPDVPFDAVCKDDDKCTGNVAPTFFTRKRLTSLTTYAWDTTATTPGYAPIDAWNLKQQYLDPGDTGDSSDQSLWLDEIKHTGKRGTDIALGPVRLDHEFKPNRVDGASDNILSLEKPRLKTVTSEAGAQTIVSYAEADCIAGQTMPKADHNTRRCYPVYWKPNGGSADPQLDWFQKYRVTSVSTTDPHGGSVAVQHTYTYSGGGAWHYNDDPLTPAKERTWSLWRGYEQVTHLTGDPSGTQSKTTTVYMRGMNGDRLLAADGKTLDPDKRRTATVTGIKATDITDSEQYTGFTRETATYNNAAYTSGTVNDPWSKRTATQHKSYADTEAYFTRTGATHARTAITSGITPTDRIRTTATTYDDLGMPQTAEDRGDDAKNGDETCTRTWYARNDDGLTSLVSRTRTTAKPCTTSDTDLDLPADSSRPGDVISDTATAYDTTTWSANQKPTKGDAQWTARAKSYDTANTPTWQKTATTDYDALGRPTLVKDARDHTKTTTTYTPATSGPLLSKVTGDAKGYETTTTLDPATGSPLKATDPNGRITETEYDSLGRVTKVWLPNRSHLAQKTPNYVYGYHLAGNDLPWVSTGTLRGDGNGYNTTYEIYDSLLRIRQVQTPSPTGGRLIALTLYDSRGFASSTQSDIWDEKNDPSGTAVQTEGSQAPTQTDTTYDGAERPIKAVTRNYGIARWTTQTTYTGDTTSTTAPLGGQAVATVTDARGQTTQRLDYDGPTPTGTDYVATNYTYTAGGQPRTVTGPVAGTDTTKPTWSHTYDLFGRQTATADPDKGTTSTAYDDLDQVTTVTDAENRTLVHAYDELGRKTGTWQGSKTDANKLTAWTFDALAKGQPDASIRYEEGAGGKAYIQKVTRYDSLYQATESQLSLPESDPLVKAGVPKTLSTTTGYRLDGTISQASQPAVAGLPAETVSYTYNATGKQLTAKGTTGYLQGADYAPAGDLRRLTLGTNAGTSAKNTYLGYDYEPGTRRLTRSYVTDDTHPYRLQDLVFRQDDAGNVTSISDATTLGGTGKIDNQCFAYDGYRRLSEAWTPKTDDCSAGGRTSTNLTGAAPYWTSYTYNSAGQRKQQVQHATSGDTITTYSYGTPSKQPHPLTSTETNGKTQTYTYDKTGNTIQRPGSKANQALHWNSEGKLSSATEPDNTGTPSTTGYLYDANGDLLIRRAATDGVTTLYFGDTEIRLTTKGALSGLRYYTAAGKNIAVRTATGGASTKLTFLAADHHGTSSLAIDAGTFSYAKRYTTPFGAPRGTAPTAWPDDKSFLGAPADTGTGLTHIGAREYDPLTGAFLSVDPLLETDKPQTLNGYSYSSNNPTTNSDPTGLGNADCMTGVMQHCNNGVPGSGSVYHPERERHSGCSVGCYSGGSSGTAYTSSAGSVNSGHWGSTCNRFSCNKRWLSGPRGDDKDWLGGILTGIVDTATVGCQVFQIFGSVNCAGDAIREEMAGSGVGLETSAFSDGVRLGATFTPVPGAGFFKTGELAVGGMLARRGKNIGPFQELPIPMQKRTVKKVAQRAGVGLDGVKVKINRDADLVGRMLYGHTAPNRTITLYPDAFSSAENLTKTIGHERQHVMQIDTYGPATSLEQEHAWERAAYASEGQFWNYYNGRLG; translated from the coding sequence ATGTACACCACCGACCTGCCGCGCTCCACGCCCCCCAGAGGGCGCCGCTGGACCCAGCGCATCGCCGTCACACTGAGCTTCACCCTTCTGCCAGGCCTGATCTCGCCCGTCGCCTTCGCCGCCGCCCCTGACCCCCTGGGCCGCCCCAGCCTCACCGCACCACGCGCAGCCAGCACCAAACCTCTCACTGCCAAACCTGATCCCCGCACCGCCGCCCAGTTACGCAAGGCAGCGGCAGCCGACACGGCCGACCGACAGCGTGCTCGCACCGACCAACAGCGCACCACCACCTGGCCAACCACTGGAACGGCCCGCCTCACCACCACGGTCGCTCACGCCAAAGCCAAGCCCGGTGACCTGCCCATCACCCTGACCAAGCCCACCAAACGCACCACCCGCGGCGCCAACACGATCGAGGTCGCAGTCCTGGGGCAGGACACCTCACACGCCCTGGGCCTCAAGGGCGTGGTTCTCACCGCCACCGGGCCGGCCCGCGGGGGCAGCACCCAGATCGGCATCAACTACGCGGCCTTCGCCTCCGCCTACGGCGGTGACTACGCCGGCCGACTGCGCCTGATGAGCCTGCCGACCTGTGCACTCACCACGCCAGACAAGCCAGCATGCCGCCATCTGAGCCCCCAGCGCTTCACCAACCAGCGCGCCCGCCAGCAGATCACCGCCCCCCTCACATTCAAGGCAGGTGCCGGCGGCCGGAAGATGGTGCTCGCTCTGGCCGCCGGCACCAAATCCGGGGCAGGCGACTACAAAGCCACCCCGCTCGCAGCCTCCTCCACCTGGGAAGCCGGCGGTTCCTCCGGCTCCTTCACCTGGTCCTACCCCCTGCGCACTCCACCGGCCGCAGCCGGACCAACTCCGGACCTGAACATCTCCTACGACTCCGGCAGCGTCGACGGCCGCACCGCCAGCACCAACAACCAGGGCACCACGATCGGCGAAGGCTTCGACCTCACCTCCTCCTACATCGAGCGCAAGTACGGCTCCTGCGACGACGACGGCCAGGACGACAAGTTCGACCAGTGCTGGAAGTACGACAACGCCTCACTCGTGCTGAACGGCAAGGCCACCGAACTCGTCAAGGACGACACCACCGGCCACTGGCACCTGAAGAACGACGACGCCTCCCTCGTCACCCACCACACAGGTGCCGACAACAGTGACGACAACGGCGAATACTGGACCGTCACCACAGCAGACGGCACCACCTACACCTTCGGTCTGAACAAGCTCCCAGGAGCCGGAGCCGACGACCGCACCGACTCGGTATGGACCGCCCCCGTCTTCGGCGACGACAAGGACGAGCCCGGCTACGACAACGGCACCACGTTCGCCAAACGCGACAAGAAACAGGCCTGGCGCTGGAACCTGGACCTCGTCCAGGACACCCACGCCAACGCCATGACCTACTGGTACCAGGCCGAAACCAACAACTACGACAAGCTCGGCGACGACAACACCGCCACCCCCTACACCCGCGGCGGCTACCTCAAAGAAATCCGCTACGGCCAGCGCGCCGGCTCCCTGTTCTCCGCCACCCCCGCCGCCTCCAACAAGGTCGTCCTCAACTACACCGAGCGCTGCACCGCCACAGGAGACGGCTGTGACTCCCTGACCAAGGACACCCGCGACAACTGGCCCGACGTACCCTTCGACGCCGTCTGCAAGGACGACGACAAATGCACCGGCAACGTCGCCCCCACCTTCTTCACCCGCAAGCGCCTCACCAGCCTCACCACCTACGCCTGGGACACCACCGCCACCACCCCCGGCTATGCGCCGATCGACGCCTGGAACCTCAAGCAGCAGTACCTCGATCCCGGCGACACCGGCGACTCCTCCGACCAGTCCCTGTGGCTGGACGAGATCAAGCACACCGGCAAACGCGGCACCGACATCGCCCTCGGCCCGGTCCGGCTCGATCACGAATTCAAGCCCAACCGCGTCGACGGTGCCAGCGACAACATCCTCTCCCTCGAAAAGCCCCGCCTGAAAACCGTCACGTCCGAAGCCGGCGCACAGACCATCGTCAGCTACGCCGAAGCCGACTGCATTGCCGGCCAGACCATGCCCAAGGCCGACCACAACACCCGACGCTGCTACCCCGTCTACTGGAAGCCCAACGGAGGCTCCGCCGACCCGCAACTGGACTGGTTCCAGAAGTACCGAGTCACCTCCGTCTCCACCACCGACCCGCACGGCGGGTCCGTCGCCGTCCAGCACACCTACACCTACTCAGGCGGCGGTGCCTGGCACTACAACGACGACCCCCTCACCCCCGCCAAAGAACGCACCTGGTCCCTCTGGCGCGGCTACGAACAGGTCACCCACCTCACCGGCGACCCCTCCGGCACACAGTCCAAGACCACCACCGTCTACATGCGCGGTATGAACGGCGACCGGCTCCTCGCCGCTGACGGCAAGACCCTCGACCCCGACAAGCGCCGCACTGCCACCGTCACCGGCATCAAAGCCACCGACATCACCGACAGCGAGCAGTACACGGGCTTCACCCGCGAAACAGCGACCTACAACAACGCCGCCTACACCTCCGGCACCGTCAACGACCCCTGGTCCAAGCGCACCGCCACCCAACACAAGTCCTACGCCGACACCGAGGCCTACTTCACCCGCACCGGCGCCACCCACGCCCGCACCGCCATCACCAGCGGCATCACCCCCACCGACCGGATCCGCACCACCGCCACCACCTACGACGACCTGGGCATGCCGCAGACCGCCGAAGACCGCGGCGACGACGCCAAAAACGGGGACGAAACCTGCACCCGCACCTGGTACGCACGCAACGATGACGGCCTGACCTCCCTGGTCTCCCGCACGCGCACCACCGCCAAGCCCTGCACCACATCAGACACAGACCTCGACCTGCCCGCAGACAGCAGCAGGCCAGGCGACGTCATCTCCGACACCGCCACCGCCTACGACACCACCACCTGGTCCGCCAACCAGAAACCCACCAAGGGCGACGCCCAGTGGACCGCCCGCGCCAAAAGCTACGACACAGCCAACACCCCCACCTGGCAGAAGACCGCCACCACGGACTACGACGCCCTCGGCCGCCCTACCCTCGTCAAGGACGCCCGGGACCACACCAAGACCACCACGACCTACACACCGGCGACCAGCGGGCCTCTACTGTCCAAAGTCACCGGCGATGCCAAGGGCTACGAGACCACCACCACGCTTGACCCGGCCACAGGCTCTCCCCTCAAAGCGACCGACCCCAACGGCCGGATCACCGAAACTGAATACGACTCCCTCGGCCGCGTCACCAAGGTCTGGCTCCCCAACCGCTCCCACCTCGCCCAGAAGACCCCCAACTACGTCTACGGCTACCACCTCGCCGGCAACGACCTGCCCTGGGTCTCCACCGGCACTCTGCGCGGCGACGGAAACGGCTACAACACCACCTACGAGATCTACGACTCCCTCCTGCGCATCCGCCAAGTCCAAACCCCGTCACCGACCGGCGGACGTCTCATCGCCCTCACCCTGTACGACTCCCGCGGATTCGCCTCCAGCACGCAGTCGGACATCTGGGACGAGAAGAACGATCCTTCCGGAACCGCGGTCCAGACCGAGGGCAGCCAGGCACCCACCCAGACCGACACCACATACGACGGCGCCGAACGCCCCATCAAGGCCGTAACCCGCAACTACGGCATAGCCCGCTGGACCACGCAAACCACCTACACCGGCGACACCACCTCGACCACTGCGCCCCTCGGCGGCCAAGCCGTCGCCACCGTCACTGACGCCCGCGGACAGACCACTCAGCGCCTCGACTACGACGGGCCCACGCCAACCGGCACCGACTACGTCGCGACCAACTACACCTACACCGCGGGCGGACAGCCCAGAACGGTCACCGGCCCCGTTGCAGGGACCGACACCACTAAGCCGACCTGGTCTCACACCTACGACTTGTTCGGCCGTCAAACCGCCACAGCTGACCCGGACAAGGGCACAACCAGCACGGCATACGACGACCTTGACCAGGTCACCACCGTTACCGACGCCGAGAACAGAACCCTGGTTCACGCCTACGACGAACTGGGCCGAAAGACCGGCACATGGCAAGGGTCCAAAACTGATGCCAACAAACTCACCGCTTGGACGTTCGACGCACTCGCCAAGGGCCAGCCTGATGCCTCCATCCGCTACGAGGAGGGTGCTGGCGGCAAGGCATACATCCAAAAGGTCACCCGCTACGACAGCCTCTACCAAGCCACTGAAAGCCAGCTCTCCCTGCCGGAAAGCGATCCACTCGTCAAGGCAGGAGTCCCCAAGACCCTGTCCACCACCACCGGTTACCGCCTCGACGGAACAATCAGCCAGGCATCCCAACCTGCAGTAGCCGGCCTGCCTGCCGAGACCGTCTCCTACACCTACAACGCCACAGGCAAGCAACTCACAGCCAAGGGCACTACCGGCTACCTGCAAGGCGCAGACTACGCACCCGCAGGAGACCTACGCCGCCTCACCCTGGGCACCAACGCCGGCACCTCAGCCAAGAACACCTACCTCGGCTACGACTATGAACCGGGCACCCGCCGCCTGACCCGCTCCTACGTCACTGACGACACGCACCCGTACAGACTCCAGGACCTGGTTTTCCGTCAAGACGACGCAGGAAACGTCACTTCCATCTCCGACGCCACCACCCTCGGCGGCACGGGGAAGATCGACAACCAGTGCTTCGCCTATGACGGGTACCGTCGCCTCAGCGAGGCCTGGACCCCGAAAACCGACGACTGCAGCGCCGGCGGACGCACGAGCACCAACCTCACTGGTGCCGCACCGTACTGGACCAGCTACACCTACAACTCCGCAGGCCAACGCAAACAACAGGTGCAGCACGCCACATCAGGCGACACCATAACCACCTACAGCTACGGCACACCCAGCAAACAGCCCCACCCCCTGACAAGCACCGAAACCAATGGCAAAACCCAGACGTACACGTACGACAAAACCGGTAACACCATCCAGCGCCCCGGTTCCAAAGCCAACCAAGCCCTTCACTGGAACAGCGAAGGCAAGCTCTCCAGCGCAACGGAACCTGACAACACCGGCACCCCCTCTACCACCGGCTACCTCTACGACGCCAACGGAGACCTCCTCATTCGCCGCGCCGCCACGGACGGCGTGACTACCCTCTACTTCGGCGACACCGAAATACGTCTTACCACCAAGGGCGCACTCTCAGGCCTCCGCTACTACACCGCAGCCGGCAAGAACATCGCGGTGCGCACCGCCACCGGTGGAGCCAGCACGAAGCTGACCTTCCTTGCCGCCGATCACCACGGCACTTCAAGCCTGGCCATCGACGCCGGCACCTTCAGCTACGCCAAGCGTTACACCACCCCGTTCGGAGCGCCCCGCGGAACCGCGCCCACGGCCTGGCCCGACGACAAGAGTTTCCTCGGTGCGCCTGCCGACACCGGAACAGGCCTTACCCACATCGGAGCCCGTGAGTACGACCCCCTCACCGGCGCCTTCCTCAGCGTCGACCCCCTGCTCGAGACCGATAAGCCTCAAACCCTCAACGGATACAGCTACAGTTCCAACAACCCGACCACTAACTCCGATCCAACAGGGCTCGGTAACGCAGACTGCATGACCGGTGTCATGCAGCACTGCAATAACGGAGTTCCAGGCAGTGGATCTGTCTATCATCCCGAGAGAGAAAGGCACTCCGGCTGCTCTGTTGGCTGCTATAGCGGAGGCTCATCCGGTACGGCATACACAAGCAGCGCTGGAAGCGTCAACAGTGGGCACTGGGGCTCCACTTGCAATCGCTTCAGCTGCAACAAGAGATGGCTCTCTGGCCCCCGCGGAGACGACAAGGACTGGTTGGGCGGAATCCTCACCGGAATCGTCGACACCGCCACAGTTGGCTGTCAAGTCTTTCAGATCTTCGGCTCTGTCAATTGCGCGGGCGACGCCATCCGCGAGGAAATGGCCGGAAGCGGAGTCGGTCTTGAAACGTCAGCCTTCTCCGACGGCGTACGGCTGGGGGCCACGTTCACGCCAGTGCCCGGTGCCGGCTTCTTCAAGACTGGTGAGCTTGCTGTCGGTGGGATGCTGGCCAGGAGAGGGAAGAACATCGGGCCGTTTCAAGAACTGCCGATACCCATGCAAAAGCGCACAGTTAAGAAAGTCGCACAGCGCGCAGGCGTCGGCCTTGACGGTGTGAAGGTTAAAATCAACCGTGATGCGGATCTTGTCGGAAGGATGCTCTACGGACACACTGCGCCGAATCGAACCATCACGCTTTACCCAGACGCCTTCTCGTCAGCCGAGAACCTCACTAAGACGATTGGGCACGAGCGGCAGCATGTCATGCAGATCGACACCTATGGGCCTGCTACGTCTCTTGAGCAGGAGCACGCCTGGGAGAGAGCCGCCTACGCTTCAGAGGGACAATTCTGGAACTACTACAACGGGAGGCTCGGATAG
- a CDS encoding CU044_2847 family protein, producing the protein MARIGEMRLSDGTAVRVEIDGQQDSGIDRVGRGSASGVVRGSAQTLQEALAHIRPAVEAVADSVRDLARQPNSVSVEFGIKLSAEAGVVVAKAASEANFAVRLEWGARDPR; encoded by the coding sequence ATGGCGCGGATCGGGGAGATGCGGCTCAGCGATGGCACCGCGGTGCGAGTCGAAATCGACGGGCAGCAGGACAGCGGGATCGACCGAGTGGGCCGCGGATCGGCATCCGGCGTCGTCCGCGGCTCCGCGCAGACCCTCCAGGAGGCGCTCGCACACATCAGGCCAGCCGTCGAGGCGGTCGCTGACAGCGTCCGGGACCTGGCACGCCAACCCAACTCCGTGAGCGTGGAGTTCGGGATCAAGCTATCTGCGGAAGCGGGCGTCGTGGTGGCGAAGGCGGCCAGTGAGGCCAACTTCGCGGTACGTCTGGAATGGGGCGCCCGTGATCCGCGATGA